The following proteins come from a genomic window of Syngnathus acus chromosome 15, fSynAcu1.2, whole genome shotgun sequence:
- the zgc:91976 gene encoding phosphatidylcholine:ceramide cholinephosphotransferase 1: MTKVAAWSAEDVADWLSKEGMPEYIDALGRPDGAALLRLTHSDFRALPVLLVSSDGGQRLLERLETLRFETHMEAHRNGHANGHAGGLPNGTAEAQRNGALRTAEMVHIPIPPMEASRTSFPPEWGKTGVAFVYAVVCFVTTTIVISVVHERVPPKEHTPPLPDKFFDLFNRVEWAFSICEINGMLLVALWLVQWAVLKHRSIIGRRFFFIVGTLYLYRCITMYITTLPVPGMHFKCSPKLMGDWEAQMRRVMKMIAGGGLSITGSHTMCGDYLYSGHTVMLTLTYLFIKEYSPRRFWWYHWFCWTLSAVGVFCILLAHDHYTVDVVVAYFITTRLFWWYHTMANQQSLKETSQSNFFSRVWWYRPFQYLEENVSGIVPRSYQLPPWVRTVQWNRGVVYTRLDVQ, from the exons ATGACCAAGGTAGCGGCGTGGTCCGCCGAGGATGTGGCAGACTGGCTGAGCAAAGAAGGCATGCCGGAGTACATCGACGCGCTCGGCCGGCCGGACGGCGCCGCCCTCCTGCGGCTCACGCATTCCGACTTCCGCGCGCTGCCGGTCCTGCTGGTGTCGTCGGACGGCGGGCAGCGTCTGCTGGAGCGCCTGGAGACACTGCGGTTCGAGACCCACATGGAAGCGCACAGGAACGGCCACGCCAACGGCCACGCCGGCGGACTGCCCAACGGGACGGCGGAAGCGCAGAGGAACGGCGCCTTGCGGACAGCGGAGATGGTGCACATCCCCATCCCTCCGATGGAGGCCTCGCGCACGTCCTTCCCGCCCGAGTGGGGCAAGACGGGCGTGGCGTTCGTCTACGCCGTGGTGTGCTTCGTCACCACCACCATCGTGATCTCGGTGGTCCACGAGAGGGTGCCGCCCAAAGAGCACACCCCGCCGCTGCCCGACAAGTTTTTTGACCTGTTCAACAGGGTCGAATGGGCCTTCTCCATCTGCGAAATTAACGGCATGCTGCTGGTGGCGCTGTGGCTCGTCCAGTGGGCTGTCCTCAAGCACAG GTCAATCATAGGCAGGCGCTTCTTTTTCATCGTGGGTACACTGTATTTGTATCGGTGCATCACCATGTACATCACCACTCTGCCCGTCCCCGGGATGCACTTCAAATGCTCTCCCAAG CTTATGGGAGACTGGGAAGCACAGATGAGGAGAGTGATGAAGATGATTGCCGGCGGAGGCCTCTCCATCACGGGCTCCCACACCATGTGCGGAGATTACCTGTACAGCGGTCACACGGTCATGCTAACGCTAACATACCTCTTCATCAAGGAGT ATTCCCCCAGACGGTTCTGGTGGTACCACTGGTTCTGCTGGACCTTGAGCGCCGTGGGAGTCTTCTGCATCCTTCTGGCGCATGACCACTACACTGTGGATGTGGTGGTGGCCTACTTCATCACTACACGCCTCTTCTGGTGGTACCACACCATGGCGAACCAGCAG TCGCTGAAAGAGACGTCGCAGAGTAACTTTTTCTCGCGGGTGTGGTGGTACCGGCCCTTCCAGTACTTGGAGGAGAACGTCAGCGGCATCGTGCCCCGCTCCTACCAGTTGCCGCCGTGGGTACGGACCGTGCAGTGGAACCGCGGCGTCGTGTACACCCGGCTGGACGTCCAGTGA